A genomic segment from Necator americanus strain Aroian chromosome III, whole genome shotgun sequence encodes:
- a CDS encoding hypothetical protein (NECATOR_CHRIII.G9623.T1): protein MYKVLERIILDRLIKHREETTRDEQVGFRPGRSTIDQVFIFRRVIEIWQRYLKPVQLAFLDFEAAFDSPHRGRLLNAFRADGVPGKFVRLLDDMNQRTTAAVRTPAGCTTPFELVTGVRQGALAGPFLFNFAIDDIMRRTVDQCPADIVLAPSGCPVTDLEYAVVIFAESSTKLQPVVNLVSKLTAAHGLRLRPDKCKQMWISSRPRTGIRVDGQPIELDDEFCYLGCTLKNNGSYERDVQQRCAKAASAFNSLTKCLRSTPITNEVKLRAYLSAIRPIIMYGSETWAAPSTVMERLDCTEQKLLRRLLGYFWPKVCHNEDLYAEIDVVYQRMTCGRYQHLAPPSKAAKVNRFRFFGHILRISAHRLVQRVLKSSSDWSWKMPPGRKRKFWTEVVKEDLRTLGVDSQFRRDVRFRRIWNSDEWIDSVQALAEDREGDDISPPITSSKSSEWNSINDHRNSDAPRDRSASLNDEIAPEAARSNIATGAISDFGLSKIAEELEAKKKGEDDKGEPPIEHVPLRWMAPETLKRPQLWSIKSDVWSFGVLLYEVFNDGEKPWPNDEPKRIATHIRHGKMPTLPPKTPEHIKNLINKIWKLNPEERPSMDVIYKELKGLHKGEFKIHDASKLTLALKKLEKSKADTGLIDDSDSARSVYDEEVEQLGRSVPSSNRPVQRKK from the exons atgtacaaggtactggagcgcattatcctggaccgactcattaaacatcgcgaagaaacaacgcgcgacgagcaagttggctttcgtcctggccgatctacgattgaccaggtgttcatcttcaggagagtgatcgaaatctggcagcggtatttgAAGCCAGTGCAACTAgcatttctggactttgaagccgcgttcgactctcctcatcgaggccgtcttctcaacgcgtttcgcgccgatggagtaccaggaaagttcgttcgtttgcttgatgacatgaatcaacgaacgactgctgcagttcgaacaccagccggatgtacaacaccgtttgaattggtaactggagtaagacaaggggcactggcaggacctttcctgttcaattttgcaatcgacgacatcatgcgaagaacagtcgaccagtgtcctgccgacattgtcttagcaccatcagggtgccccgtgactgacctcgagtacgccgttgttatattcgcggaaagcagtacgaaacttcaacctGTTGTCAACCTCGTATCGAAGCTGACTGCAGCCcatggactacgcctacgccctgataaatgcaagcagatgtggatctcttcgagacctcgaacgggaatcagggtggacggacaaccaatagaactcgacgatgagttctgttacctaggctgtacgctgaagaacaatggcagctacgagagagatgttcagcaaagatgcgctaaggccgcttctgcatttaactccttaacgaaatgcctgcggtcgacccccatcaccaacgaagtcaagctgcgagcctacctatccgcaattcgccccatcattatgtacggatcggagacttgggcagcaccatcaacggttatggagaggcttgactgcacggaacaaaagctgcttagacggctacttggctacttttggcctaaggtatgccacaatgaggatctttacgcagaaattgatgtggtttaccAGCGTATGACatgtggaagatatcaacatcttgcaccgccatcgaaagcggctaaagtaaatcgttttcgcttctttggtcatatattaaggataTCGGCAcatcgccttgtccaacgagttctgaagagttcgtcgGATTGGAGCTGGAAGatgccacctggccgaaaacggaagttctggactgaggtggtgaaagaggacctgaggacactcggcgtggatagccagttcaggcgagacgtaaggtttcgcagaatatggaatagcgacgaatggattgattctgtgcaagctctcgcagaagatcgagaag gcgatgacatcagcccgccgattacgTCAAGTAAGTCATCGGAATGGAATAGCATTAACGATCACCGGAACTCGGATGCACCGAGAGACCGCAGCGCGTCACTAAACGATGAAATTGCACCGGAGGCGGCGCGGTCGAACATAGCCACTGGTGCC aTTTCTGACTTTGGCCTGTCAAAAATTGCTGAGGAATTAGaggcgaagaaaaaaggtgaagaTGACAAAGGTGAACCGCCAATTGAACATGTTCCTTTAcg GTGGATGGCGCCTGAAACCTTGAAACGACCACAGTTGTGGTCGATAAAAAGCGATGTATGGAGTTTTGGtgtg CTTTTATACGAAGTGTTCAACGATGGCGAAAAACCGTGGCCAAATGATGAGCCGAAACGTATCGCTACTCATATACG ACATGGAAAAATGCCGACTCTACCGCCGAAAACTCCCGAACATATCaagaatttaataaataagatTTG GAAGCTAAATCCTGAGGAAAGGCCGTCAATGGATGTTATATACAAAGAGCTAAAAGGACTGCATAAAGGAGAATTTAAG ATACATGATGCTTCGAAACTCACACTCGCCCTcaaaaagctggaaaaatcGAAAGCAGATACTGGTCTT ATTGACGATAGCGATTCGGCACGTTCCGTATACGATGAGGAAGTGGAACAATTAGGACGATCAGTGCCGAGCTCAAATAGACccgttcagagaaaaaaatag
- a CDS encoding hypothetical protein (NECATOR_CHRIII.G9623.T2) — protein MYKVLERIILDRLIKHREETTRDEQVGFRPGRSTIDQVFIFRRVIEIWQRYLKPVQLAFLDFEAAFDSPHRGRLLNAFRADGVPGKFVRLLDDMNQRTTAAVRTPAGCTTPFELVTGVRQGALAGPFLFNFAIDDIMRRTVDQCPADIVLAPSGCPVTDLEYAVVIFAESSTKLQPVVNLVSKLTAAHGLRLRPDKCKQMWISSRPRTGIRVDGQPIELDDEFCYLGCTLKNNGSYERDVQQRCAKAASAFNSLTKCLRSTPITNEVKLRAYLSAIRPIIMYGSETWAAPSTVMERLDCTEQKLLRRLLGYFWPKVCHNEDLYAEIDVVYQRMTCGRYQHLAPPSKAAKVNRFRFFGHILRISAHRLVQRVLKSSSDWSWKMPPGRKRKFWTEVVKEDLRTLGVDSQFRRDVRFRRIWNSDEWIDSVQALAEDREGWAELCSRTAHLGEDPGNRISDFGLSKIAEELEAKKKGEDDKGEPPIEHVPLRWMAPETLKRPQLWSIKSDVWSFGVLLYEVFNDGEKPWPNDEPKRIATHIRHGKMPTLPPKTPEHIKNLINKIWKLNPEERPSMDVIYKELKGLHKGEFKIHDASKLTLALKKLEKSKADTGLIDDSDSARSVYDEEVEQLGRSVPSSNRPVQRKK, from the exons atgtacaaggtactggagcgcattatcctggaccgactcattaaacatcgcgaagaaacaacgcgcgacgagcaagttggctttcgtcctggccgatctacgattgaccaggtgttcatcttcaggagagtgatcgaaatctggcagcggtatttgAAGCCAGTGCAACTAgcatttctggactttgaagccgcgttcgactctcctcatcgaggccgtcttctcaacgcgtttcgcgccgatggagtaccaggaaagttcgttcgtttgcttgatgacatgaatcaacgaacgactgctgcagttcgaacaccagccggatgtacaacaccgtttgaattggtaactggagtaagacaaggggcactggcaggacctttcctgttcaattttgcaatcgacgacatcatgcgaagaacagtcgaccagtgtcctgccgacattgtcttagcaccatcagggtgccccgtgactgacctcgagtacgccgttgttatattcgcggaaagcagtacgaaacttcaacctGTTGTCAACCTCGTATCGAAGCTGACTGCAGCCcatggactacgcctacgccctgataaatgcaagcagatgtggatctcttcgagacctcgaacgggaatcagggtggacggacaaccaatagaactcgacgatgagttctgttacctaggctgtacgctgaagaacaatggcagctacgagagagatgttcagcaaagatgcgctaaggccgcttctgcatttaactccttaacgaaatgcctgcggtcgacccccatcaccaacgaagtcaagctgcgagcctacctatccgcaattcgccccatcattatgtacggatcggagacttgggcagcaccatcaacggttatggagaggcttgactgcacggaacaaaagctgcttagacggctacttggctacttttggcctaaggtatgccacaatgaggatctttacgcagaaattgatgtggtttaccAGCGTATGACatgtggaagatatcaacatcttgcaccgccatcgaaagcggctaaagtaaatcgttttcgcttctttggtcatatattaaggataTCGGCAcatcgccttgtccaacgagttctgaagagttcgtcgGATTGGAGCTGGAAGatgccacctggccgaaaacggaagttctggactgaggtggtgaaagaggacctgaggacactcggcgtggatagccagttcaggcgagacgtaaggtttcgcagaatatggaatagcgacgaatggattgattctgtgcaagctctcgcagaagatcgagaaggttgggcagagctgtgttcaaggacggcacacctcggcgaagatccgggtaatcgc aTTTCTGACTTTGGCCTGTCAAAAATTGCTGAGGAATTAGaggcgaagaaaaaaggtgaagaTGACAAAGGTGAACCGCCAATTGAACATGTTCCTTTAcg GTGGATGGCGCCTGAAACCTTGAAACGACCACAGTTGTGGTCGATAAAAAGCGATGTATGGAGTTTTGGtgtg CTTTTATACGAAGTGTTCAACGATGGCGAAAAACCGTGGCCAAATGATGAGCCGAAACGTATCGCTACTCATATACG ACATGGAAAAATGCCGACTCTACCGCCGAAAACTCCCGAACATATCaagaatttaataaataagatTTG GAAGCTAAATCCTGAGGAAAGGCCGTCAATGGATGTTATATACAAAGAGCTAAAAGGACTGCATAAAGGAGAATTTAAG ATACATGATGCTTCGAAACTCACACTCGCCCTcaaaaagctggaaaaatcGAAAGCAGATACTGGTCTT ATTGACGATAGCGATTCGGCACGTTCCGTATACGATGAGGAAGTGGAACAATTAGGACGATCAGTGCCGAGCTCAAATAGACccgttcagagaaaaaaatag